The sequence TTAGTAATAcatcgataacacatcgatagcTTGATAACACACCTAAAATAGACATTTCCCTTTTatattttcctttcttttactttcttttatattcctttcttttctttttttttctttttctttcctttccctttcttttcttttattttcttttcttttctttccttttcttttcctttcttttcgtttcttttctttccttttcttttcttctctttgcTTTTCTtatctattcttttattttattttccttgttttcttttcttttttcttttcttttcttttcttttcttttcttttcttttcttttcttttcttttcttttcttttcttttctttcctttctttcacTCCTTTCCTTTATCTTCCTTTCCCCTCATTTCCTTacattttcctttccttttttttaccttttatcTTTGCTTTCGCTTCCTTTCATTTTCTTCCCTTTTTCCGtctgatttattttcttttccttttcttgcaTTTCCATTCcttccttttcctttctttttcgcTCCTTTCCCTCCCTCGATGTACTGTCAGACTTCGCTGATATCTACTTTACCAAGTAGTAgggactacacttacgcttacctTCTGTTTtactccatacagcataccaatagCACACATTTCGGctgcatttacattctacatatatcccccatattgCATGCCAattacaaagactacgcttaccTTTAGCATTTTGCGCTTACATTCAGTATTCCCCAATACCGCGAGCAATGATGTTCACACAAATTTTTTAGAATCCCCCTCTCTTTCTTATCTGTGTAAATATAACTTAAAGTATTTCCACTTACCATTTTGTATTATTCGGCCAATTATATTCGCCCACCGTATGCGTTGCAACCGAATAGCCAAAATATGTATCAGAATGTGGTCCATATTTAACGATCGGCAAACGATTCTCCAAATTGAAGGCACAACTTTGTGGAATGCTGTGTGAAATGCTTAGGTAAAGCAAGATCAATAAACTTGCATATGAATAAAGTTGAAATAAggcattgttgttgcattttacTGACATTATTGTTTGTAAACTGTTGGCACTTTTGGtgtagttgttgctgttgtttatgTGTAAAAGTGTAGATATGCTGCATGCAGCAATTGGCGGTTGTTTAATATTATAATCATTCATTTTGTAATATTGCTGTTGTTTATCACAATGTGGGAAATGTTTCATACATGTTTTTTCCAACCACTTAAGGcacttaattaaatttaaaatttcacttcTTTTATATACTTCTGAGATTTTTTTATTCATCTTTGTAGGCAATTTTCGTTTGATTTTTCTGATGTGGATCGCATAGTACTTTTCTTAAATCTTTATTAGTATTTTTAGTCTCATATGCTTTAGTATATTTATTTGCGTTTAAGAATTTATTGAACAGTGACTACATTTTTATGTACACCTGTTTTATGACTTCGAGTTTGTTTTAGTAAATCTAAGGAAACAattttgtagttatagaaaatgttatttttgaaattttccgaTCTTTCACAGTGAATATTTTTTCTGTTGTCAAATGTTTTCGCACTATCACTGAGATGATTTACTGTGGTTGCTGCCTAaggcttttttcaaatttttttttcgagaacTCTGCTTGAactaacatattgttacgaatattagcaacattaaatGATACTATCATCTCCAGGCCGATACTAAGCCGTCacgtgtatgtacataaacaaatcaatcattatgtctacacatatgtacatacaagcagcggagagatacgcacaaacacatgcatatatctgagatacacagaaaagtatgcaatcatcggtggaagtattactcacatatgcacgcgcatatggctatgcgagaggctataaacgtgcttCTATAATTTATAgctagtaagtttatagctggtaactaagtagtaaattctagaagaagaaacgccaaGAAGTATGCCAaagagacagcagagagtataaaaggagcgaaagctgagtaagcagcaatcagtttgatttaagcacgctatcagttgcgaagtataagtgttattgtgaagtatttttaaagtagtctaataaagaccattttgcattattgaatattggagttatttactagacagtttagcgatacgaacgttagtagaaggttgcaaataagaggaatt is a genomic window of Eurosta solidaginis isolate ZX-2024a chromosome 4, ASM4086904v1, whole genome shotgun sequence containing:
- the LOC137250947 gene encoding uncharacterized protein isoform X3, encoding MNKKISEVYKRSEILNLIKCLKWLEKTCMKHFPHCDKQQQYYKMNDYNIKQPPIAACSISTLLHINNSNNYTKSANSLQTIMSVKCNNNALFQLYSYASLLILLYLSISHSIPQSCAFNLENRLPIVKYGPHSDTYFGYSVATHTVGEYNWPNNTKW
- the LOC137250947 gene encoding uncharacterized protein isoform X2, with amino-acid sequence MNKKISEVYKRSEILNLIKCLKWLEKTCMKHFPHCDKQQQYYKMNDYNIKQPPIAACSISTLLHINNSNNYTKSANSLQTIMSVKCNNNALFQLYSYASLLILLYLSISHSIPQSCAFNLENRLPIVKYGPHSDTYFGYSVATHTVGEYNWPNNTKWYVIRQIIFYNKHSK
- the LOC137250947 gene encoding uncharacterized protein isoform X1, with the translated sequence MNKKISEVYKRSEILNLIKCLKWLEKTCMKHFPHCDKQQQYYKMNDYNIKQPPIAACSISTLLHINNSNNYTKSANSLQTIMSVKCNNNALFQLYSYASLLILLYLSISHSIPQSCAFNLENRLPIVKYGPHSDTYFGYSVATHTVGEYNWPNNTKWLLVGAPLDINLQPGTNKTGALYRCPITQNLNDCEQIITDGRRCKFLITKTKVTIF